In Pseudoalteromonas piratica, the following proteins share a genomic window:
- a CDS encoding PLP-dependent cysteine synthase family protein, with amino-acid sequence MNNNWTKQAFAKIAADYTRSADTHLISFSLNAYPNIDFYFKDESTHPTGSLKHRLARSLFLYALSNGWINESTPIIESSSGSTAVSEAYFAKLLGLPFIAVMAKTTAKEKIKQIEFYGGKCHLVENTTQIYAESERLADELGGHYMDQFTYAERATDWRGNNNIAESIYTQMANEPNPIPKWIVMSPGTGGTSATIGRYVRYQGVDTQLLVVDPDNSVFYDFYKNGDNTLTNQTGSRIEGIGRPRVEPSFIPGVIDDMLKVPDGQSIAAMQWLSSLLGRKVGPSTGTNLVGMLHLANQMQEAGESGSIVSLICDSGERYLNTYYDLNWQQAHIPIDSEYQKWLCSLV; translated from the coding sequence ATGAATAACAATTGGACAAAACAAGCATTTGCTAAAATTGCTGCAGACTACACTCGTTCAGCTGATACCCATTTAATATCGTTTAGTTTAAATGCCTACCCCAATATTGATTTTTATTTTAAAGATGAAAGTACCCATCCTACCGGTTCGTTAAAGCACCGTTTAGCACGTTCACTTTTTTTATATGCGCTAAGTAATGGTTGGATCAATGAAAGTACCCCAATAATTGAATCTTCGAGTGGTTCAACCGCCGTCTCTGAGGCCTATTTTGCTAAGTTATTGGGCTTGCCTTTTATTGCTGTTATGGCAAAAACCACAGCGAAAGAGAAAATAAAACAAATTGAATTTTATGGCGGAAAATGTCATTTAGTTGAAAACACAACGCAAATCTACGCAGAGTCTGAACGCTTAGCCGATGAACTCGGCGGTCATTATATGGATCAATTCACCTATGCTGAGCGAGCAACCGATTGGCGTGGAAATAATAATATTGCTGAGAGTATTTATACTCAAATGGCAAACGAACCCAATCCAATTCCAAAATGGATTGTAATGAGCCCTGGTACCGGTGGTACTTCGGCCACTATCGGTCGTTACGTGCGTTATCAAGGTGTTGATACGCAATTATTGGTGGTCGACCCAGATAATTCCGTTTTTTATGATTTTTATAAAAACGGTGATAACACTTTAACAAACCAAACCGGTAGCCGCATTGAAGGTATTGGACGACCGCGGGTAGAGCCCTCATTTATTCCGGGTGTGATTGACGACATGCTAAAAGTACCAGATGGGCAAAGTATTGCGGCAATGCAGTGGTTAAGCAGTTTACTCGGACGCAAAGTGGGGCCATCAACAGGCACTAATTTAGTAGGTATGTTACACCTAGCTAATCAAATGCAAGAAGCTGGCGAGTCGGGCTCGATTGTCAGTTTAATTTGCGATAGCGGTGAGCGCTATTTAAATACCTATTATGATTTAAACTGGCAGCAAGCACATATTCCAATTGATTCTGAATATCAGAAATGGCTTTGTAGCTTAGTTTAA
- a CDS encoding Na+/H+ antiporter NhaC family protein: MNDSIYTIIPPIVAILVAIWRKSAIQALLVGLVLTYFMSSSFAPLTSISAMTTGVIDVATSTYNQRIIIFSLLIGAVLALVNASGGVTGFIHALNKKHWVDNDRKAAMVPTLIGSSIFTDTNLSMFTAGLASQSIFDKYKLSRARLAFILDSTCSPISILLLINGWGAYILGLLDGYNLSDEVGVLISTIGYNFYPIIVVCVVYYTALSGRVFGPLKDANSMVESKFEKSDTRGKASYLVVPMMGIIFITLGLLYYTGDGDLRRGSGSFSVLWAVVTSYLILILMLLKDKVFSSKELLTHSIKGIKNLVPAVMVLVLSFAFGDAVKAFGTGTYVSGLMSSEVSLLWIAPLLFITAGIMAFATGTSWGTFAILFPIALPIALQTGIEPAFLLAAVLGGGVFGDHASPISDSTIVASIASGCDHIEHVKTQLPYCMAIALVSLVLYVVVGSVII, from the coding sequence ATGAACGATTCAATTTATACCATTATCCCGCCGATCGTGGCCATATTAGTTGCCATTTGGCGTAAAAGCGCGATTCAAGCGTTATTGGTGGGGTTAGTACTTACCTACTTTATGTCGTCTAGTTTTGCACCACTCACTAGTATTTCAGCGATGACAACGGGTGTAATTGATGTGGCAACATCCACCTATAACCAACGTATTATTATATTTAGTTTATTAATTGGCGCTGTGCTGGCATTAGTGAATGCCAGTGGTGGTGTAACCGGCTTTATACATGCCCTTAATAAAAAGCACTGGGTTGATAACGACAGAAAAGCGGCGATGGTTCCGACCTTGATTGGTTCATCGATTTTTACTGATACCAACTTAAGTATGTTTACCGCGGGCCTTGCATCACAAAGCATTTTTGATAAATACAAACTATCGCGAGCACGCCTTGCATTTATTCTCGATTCTACCTGTTCGCCTATCAGTATTTTACTGCTAATAAATGGTTGGGGTGCGTATATTTTAGGTTTGCTTGATGGCTATAACCTATCAGATGAAGTCGGTGTATTGATAAGTACGATTGGCTATAACTTTTACCCGATTATTGTGGTGTGTGTGGTTTACTATACCGCGCTCAGTGGCCGTGTATTTGGCCCGCTGAAAGACGCCAACAGCATGGTTGAATCAAAGTTCGAAAAGAGCGATACCAGAGGCAAAGCAAGTTACCTAGTGGTACCTATGATGGGCATTATTTTTATTACTTTAGGCTTACTTTATTACACTGGTGATGGCGACTTACGCCGTGGCAGTGGTTCGTTTTCAGTACTTTGGGCGGTTGTAACGAGCTACCTAATCTTAATTTTAATGCTATTAAAAGATAAGGTATTTTCTAGTAAAGAGCTGTTAACGCACAGTATTAAGGGCATTAAAAATTTGGTGCCAGCCGTGATGGTTTTAGTGCTTTCGTTTGCCTTCGGCGATGCAGTAAAAGCCTTTGGTACAGGCACCTATGTTAGTGGTTTGATGAGCTCTGAGGTGTCTCTACTTTGGATTGCGCCGCTACTGTTTATTACTGCTGGGATCATGGCATTTGCTACCGGTACTTCTTGGGGAACCTTTGCAATTTTATTCCCAATAGCCTTACCAATTGCGTTACAAACAGGCATTGAACCAGCGTTTTTACTCGCCGCGGTGCTTGGTGGGGGAGTATTTGGCGATCATGCTTCACCAATTTCAGACTCTACAATCGTCGCGTCAATCGCCAGTGGGTGCGATCATATTGAACACGTTAAAACACAGTTACCGTATTGTATGGCGATTGCTCTAGTGAGCTTAGTGCTTTACGTTGTGGTTGGCAGCGTTATTATTTAA
- a CDS encoding DUF3088 family protein — MKPILFILNMPFEDGPGKMWVCSHCAMIEGALQFNLHWQEHVDIRRIDFAKPREQVVELLGEDNQWLPVLILKDKRTITDPVAIINHLANEFGGAAAHP, encoded by the coding sequence ATGAAACCAATTTTATTTATTTTAAACATGCCATTTGAAGATGGACCAGGAAAGATGTGGGTATGCTCTCATTGCGCCATGATCGAGGGTGCATTGCAATTTAACCTGCATTGGCAAGAGCATGTGGATATTCGCCGTATTGATTTTGCTAAACCAAGAGAGCAAGTGGTTGAATTATTGGGTGAAGATAATCAGTGGTTGCCAGTGCTTATTTTAAAAGACAAACGCACAATTACCGATCCAGTGGCAATTATTAATCACCTAGCAAATGAATTCGGTGGTGCTGCAGCACATCCATAA
- a CDS encoding VOC family protein — protein MQHEKINYLEFPASDLAKVKGFFETVFAFEFTDYGPEYTAFNNAGIDGGFYYSKNVMATTKGSALVVFYSENLAETQDKIIAAGGKVVVETFEFPGGKRFHFSDPCGNEFAVWSDK, from the coding sequence ATGCAACACGAAAAAATTAATTATCTTGAGTTTCCAGCCAGCGATTTAGCTAAAGTAAAAGGCTTCTTTGAAACAGTGTTTGCTTTTGAATTTACCGATTATGGCCCGGAGTATACGGCGTTTAATAACGCAGGTATTGATGGCGGCTTTTACTACTCAAAGAATGTGATGGCAACAACTAAGGGCTCTGCACTGGTGGTGTTTTACAGTGAAAATTTAGCTGAAACACAAGATAAAATTATCGCTGCTGGTGGTAAAGTGGTGGTTGAAACGTTTGAATTTCCAGGTGGTAAACGTTTTCACTTTAGTGACCCCTGTGGCAATGAGTTTGCTGTGTGGAGTGATAAATAA
- a CDS encoding DUF4136 domain-containing protein, whose amino-acid sequence MKNLFLACGILLLAACAKTPDWDYDRTANFASYKTFAFVDNANLAKNTTNYQISPLMEQRVREAVTRELKAKGFSQVASTQADVLINYHASVEKKIDVDTISYNAGMGHPYSARWGYWGVGYETHTSTREYEVGTLVLDVIDRNEKALVWRGAKGGKLKKNQSPEQRTQVANELIAEILSNFPPELM is encoded by the coding sequence ATGAAAAACCTTTTTTTAGCATGTGGCATATTACTTTTAGCTGCCTGTGCCAAAACCCCTGATTGGGATTATGACCGCACAGCCAATTTTGCAAGTTATAAAACCTTTGCATTTGTTGATAATGCAAATCTTGCAAAAAATACAACCAATTACCAAATTAGCCCGCTTATGGAACAGCGCGTTCGTGAAGCGGTAACACGCGAACTAAAAGCGAAAGGTTTTTCACAAGTTGCATCGACTCAAGCTGACGTTTTAATCAATTACCATGCATCAGTCGAAAAGAAAATTGACGTTGATACTATTTCATACAATGCTGGCATGGGACACCCTTACAGCGCACGCTGGGGTTATTGGGGTGTAGGTTATGAAACTCATACATCAACGCGTGAGTATGAAGTGGGTACGCTAGTGCTTGATGTGATTGATCGCAACGAAAAAGCCTTAGTGTGGCGTGGTGCGAAAGGCGGCAAACTTAAAAAGAACCAATCACCTGAACAGCGCACTCAAGTTGCGAATGAGCTTATTGCTGAAATTTTATCAAACTTCCCACCAGAACTTATGTAA
- a CDS encoding efflux RND transporter periplasmic adaptor subunit translates to MASKLKLTGITLAVLLGSVGIAAGLGAMKKPPEKKEEKESIPVVVVEDNSVETITLNVNSYGLVNPKYHTSLTAQVTGQVTEISEAFVKGGFVKEGDVLARIDPNDYEAALTEAEASLAQARAALELERAQKRVAESEWERIKESAKNEFVPTELYLRKPQLAEKVARFRAAEAGVKRAKRNLERTYIKAPYDAIITARTVALGSVVNFGSPIGELSNTDYAEVRLPVADKELQFLMQGGIDADVDLVTNFQGKLHHWQAKVVRSEGQVDNKSRMSYLVAEIKDPYGLVSNNTPLRYGSYVNAAISGLSVEGVSRVKSHLVKDGKIAVLEDGVLAYRAVEVLREEGRDFIVKGDLANNEQIIASNIKRPKAGMKLSNAALSEAAKPAQPVAELAMKKED, encoded by the coding sequence ATGGCGAGCAAACTAAAACTGACCGGGATCACCCTAGCCGTTTTGCTAGGCTCTGTGGGCATTGCAGCTGGTTTAGGTGCGATGAAAAAGCCACCGGAAAAGAAAGAAGAAAAAGAGTCAATTCCAGTTGTGGTAGTTGAAGATAATAGCGTTGAGACAATTACACTTAACGTTAATTCTTACGGACTGGTTAACCCGAAATACCACACATCACTTACTGCACAAGTTACAGGGCAAGTTACTGAAATCTCAGAAGCCTTTGTTAAAGGTGGGTTTGTAAAAGAAGGCGATGTGTTAGCGCGTATTGATCCAAATGATTACGAAGCGGCACTGACAGAAGCTGAAGCAAGTCTTGCGCAAGCACGCGCAGCGCTCGAACTAGAGCGCGCACAAAAACGCGTTGCTGAATCAGAATGGGAACGCATCAAAGAAAGTGCTAAAAACGAATTTGTGCCAACTGAGCTTTATCTACGTAAACCACAGTTAGCTGAAAAAGTTGCGCGTTTTCGCGCTGCAGAAGCAGGTGTTAAACGTGCTAAACGCAATTTAGAGCGCACGTACATCAAAGCCCCTTATGACGCAATCATTACTGCTCGTACAGTGGCACTGGGTTCGGTAGTTAACTTTGGCAGCCCTATTGGCGAATTAAGTAACACTGATTATGCCGAAGTTCGCTTACCGGTAGCTGACAAAGAATTACAATTCTTAATGCAAGGCGGTATTGATGCTGATGTTGACTTGGTAACAAATTTCCAAGGTAAATTACATCACTGGCAAGCAAAAGTAGTACGCAGCGAAGGTCAAGTAGATAACAAGAGCCGTATGTCGTACTTAGTTGCTGAAATTAAAGACCCTTACGGCCTAGTGTCAAATAATACCCCACTTCGTTACGGTTCGTATGTTAATGCTGCTATTTCAGGTTTATCTGTTGAAGGCGTTAGCCGCGTTAAGTCTCACCTTGTAAAGGATGGCAAAATTGCTGTGCTAGAAGATGGGGTGTTAGCCTACCGTGCCGTTGAAGTGCTGCGAGAAGAAGGCCGCGACTTCATTGTAAAAGGTGATCTTGCTAATAACGAACAAATCATTGCATCTAATATTAAGCGCCCTAAAGCTGGTATGAAATTGTCTAATGCGGCGTTATCAGAGGCTGCAAAACCTGCACAACCGGTTGCAGAATTGGCGATGAAAAAAGAGGACTAA
- a CDS encoding efflux RND transporter permease subunit codes for MIDTNKGIIAWFTRNPVAANLLMIIILVGGLFTAMTIRKQMFPQFENSWMSIQVAYPGAAPQEVEEGITMKIEEALEGMQGLERLITYSNRGFSQTWIRIDESYDTKEVLDEVKMQIDSISTFPDGMERPIVAKEKYRQEVMFLSLHGPLSQRDLKDLGSKVHDELLALPGINIAEYYSGLRYEIGIEISPDKLREYGLTFRDVANAVRASSANMSAGQIRAENGYISMRVENQAYRGNEFEKLPLLSLPDGSQILLGDVATINDGFQEGIQFSKFNGDNSRTFFIGASEDQDITKVADTINTYLDKKAKELPEGVTLESFVDMTYYLEGRLNMMIENMAWGGLLVILSLALFLRIKLAFWVMMGLPVSFLGALLFMPLGGLDITINIMSLFAFILVLGIVVDDAIVIGESAHSEIEKHGHSTENVIRGVKRVAVPATFGVLTTIAAFLPMMLDTGPEAAVSKSIGGVIILCLIFSLIESKLILPAHLAKMKLKPHNPKNPLHRMREGLDGGLKRFIDNYYRPMIVKFIEFRYPVIFAFIGLMIISGGLFAGGFVKFVANPKIPHDFANINIDMEQATAERTTLETALQVEQLILNEDKLIEQEFGQKMVEDISVRLQGRTGARIMAKLVDPDLRPMDTFELADRWRSKMPEFSAVKTLNIRDSIGGNDRDDGDISFRLEGKDMAELRLAAAELKAHLNTIKGVGDVNDSMQTATDEVQFELKPVAYSLGLTLADVASQVSFSFYGLEAQRILRDGEEVRVMIRYPEEERNAVSRIHDVRIITPQGAEVLLSEVAEVKLVDGVSSIRRENARRTINVWASIDAEQVEPFKVAEDIREEYIPTLLEKYPSITTNLTGRVQEEMDSIWEQMKNFIISLMVIYSLLAIPLRSYSQPLLIMSVIPFGIIGAMFGHMFLGMTMSALSMFGIIAAAGVVVNDSLVMVDFVNRARKEGVALKDAVVEAGCKRFRAILLTSATTFIGLIPILSETSLQAQLVVPMAVSLAFGVLFATVITLVLIPCQYVALEDIKGLIRRGKEKKELSQSDIDDDATVKI; via the coding sequence ATGATCGATACAAATAAAGGTATCATTGCATGGTTTACTCGCAACCCTGTTGCTGCAAACCTGTTAATGATCATCATTTTGGTGGGCGGTTTATTTACTGCCATGACCATTCGCAAACAAATGTTTCCGCAATTTGAAAACAGCTGGATGTCAATTCAAGTTGCATACCCTGGCGCTGCCCCACAAGAGGTAGAAGAAGGGATAACCATGAAGATTGAAGAGGCATTAGAGGGGATGCAAGGCTTAGAGCGCTTGATCACTTACTCTAATCGCGGCTTTTCACAAACATGGATCCGCATCGATGAAAGCTACGACACCAAAGAAGTGCTAGATGAAGTTAAAATGCAAATTGACTCCATCTCAACGTTTCCTGATGGTATGGAGCGCCCAATTGTTGCGAAGGAAAAATACCGCCAAGAAGTGATGTTTTTATCGCTGCACGGACCGTTATCACAACGCGATTTAAAAGATTTAGGCTCTAAAGTACACGATGAGTTACTTGCCTTACCAGGAATTAATATTGCCGAATACTACAGTGGCTTACGCTATGAAATCGGCATCGAAATCAGCCCTGATAAATTACGTGAATATGGCTTAACATTTAGAGATGTGGCCAATGCGGTACGTGCATCCTCAGCAAATATGTCAGCGGGTCAAATTCGCGCTGAAAATGGCTATATTTCAATGCGTGTTGAAAACCAGGCTTACCGTGGTAATGAGTTTGAAAAACTACCGTTACTTAGCTTACCTGATGGTAGCCAGATCTTATTAGGTGACGTAGCCACGATTAACGATGGCTTCCAAGAAGGCATTCAATTCTCTAAATTTAATGGTGATAACTCGCGCACCTTCTTTATCGGTGCATCAGAAGATCAAGATATCACTAAAGTAGCGGATACAATTAACACCTACCTTGATAAAAAAGCAAAAGAACTTCCTGAGGGTGTGACGCTAGAATCGTTTGTTGATATGACCTACTACCTTGAAGGTCGATTAAATATGATGATTGAAAACATGGCATGGGGTGGCTTATTAGTTATTCTCAGCTTAGCGCTATTCTTACGCATCAAACTCGCGTTTTGGGTAATGATGGGTTTACCTGTGTCGTTCCTGGGTGCATTGCTATTTATGCCTTTAGGCGGCTTAGATATCACCATTAACATTATGTCGCTATTTGCCTTTATATTGGTACTGGGTATTGTGGTGGATGATGCCATCGTCATCGGTGAGTCGGCCCATAGTGAAATTGAAAAGCACGGCCACTCAACCGAAAATGTGATTCGTGGTGTAAAACGCGTTGCCGTACCTGCAACCTTTGGTGTGTTAACCACTATTGCAGCTTTCTTACCAATGATGCTAGATACTGGTCCTGAAGCCGCTGTATCCAAATCAATTGGTGGCGTAATTATTTTATGTTTAATTTTCTCACTCATTGAATCTAAACTGATTTTGCCTGCGCACTTAGCGAAGATGAAGTTAAAACCGCACAACCCTAAAAATCCACTTCACCGTATGCGTGAGGGTTTAGATGGCGGGTTAAAACGCTTTATTGATAACTACTACCGTCCAATGATTGTTAAATTCATTGAGTTCCGTTACCCAGTTATCTTCGCATTTATTGGCTTAATGATTATCAGTGGCGGATTATTCGCAGGTGGTTTCGTTAAATTTGTTGCCAACCCAAAAATCCCCCATGACTTTGCCAATATTAATATTGATATGGAGCAAGCAACCGCAGAACGCACTACCCTTGAAACCGCACTGCAAGTTGAACAGCTTATCTTGAACGAAGACAAACTAATCGAACAAGAGTTTGGTCAAAAGATGGTTGAAGATATTTCGGTTCGCCTACAAGGCCGCACCGGTGCACGTATTATGGCTAAACTAGTCGACCCAGATCTGCGCCCTATGGATACCTTTGAACTAGCTGATCGCTGGCGTAGCAAAATGCCAGAGTTCTCAGCAGTAAAAACACTTAATATTCGTGACAGCATTGGTGGCAATGACCGTGATGATGGCGATATTAGCTTCCGCTTGGAAGGCAAAGACATGGCTGAACTACGTTTAGCTGCTGCTGAATTAAAAGCTCACCTCAATACCATTAAAGGTGTGGGGGATGTGAACGATTCAATGCAAACAGCGACCGATGAAGTGCAGTTTGAACTAAAACCTGTAGCCTATAGTTTAGGCCTAACGCTCGCGGATGTTGCATCACAAGTGAGCTTTAGTTTTTACGGCCTTGAAGCGCAACGTATTTTACGTGACGGTGAAGAAGTACGCGTAATGATCCGTTACCCAGAAGAAGAGCGTAACGCGGTGAGCCGAATTCATGATGTACGCATTATCACCCCTCAAGGTGCTGAAGTGCTACTTTCTGAAGTTGCTGAAGTGAAACTGGTTGATGGCGTAAGCAGCATTCGCCGTGAAAATGCGCGCCGTACAATTAACGTGTGGGCGAGTATTGACGCTGAACAAGTAGAACCCTTCAAAGTGGCTGAAGATATTCGTGAAGAATACATTCCAACATTACTTGAGAAATACCCAAGTATCACTACGAACTTAACAGGTCGTGTACAAGAAGAAATGGATTCTATCTGGGAGCAAATGAAAAACTTCATTATCTCGTTAATGGTTATTTATAGCTTACTGGCAATTCCACTTCGCTCGTACTCGCAACCACTGCTGATTATGTCGGTTATTCCATTTGGTATTATTGGCGCCATGTTTGGCCACATGTTCTTAGGCATGACAATGAGTGCACTATCGATGTTCGGTATCATTGCTGCGGCGGGTGTAGTTGTAAATGACTCATTAGTTATGGTGGACTTTGTGAACCGTGCGCGAAAAGAAGGTGTAGCACTTAAAGACGCTGTGGTAGAAGCCGGTTGTAAACGTTTCCGCGCTATTTTACTAACATCAGCAACGACGTTTATTGGTTTAATTCCAATTTTAAGTGAAACCAGCTT
- a CDS encoding YkgJ family cysteine cluster protein produces MECRLGCGACCIAPSISSSIPGMPLGKPAGVRCVQLDENNLCRLFGDKTRPKVCLDFKPTEDVCGKTNDEAMKIISYLEGAT; encoded by the coding sequence GTGGAGTGTCGTTTAGGGTGTGGCGCATGTTGCATTGCACCAAGTATCTCATCTTCAATTCCAGGTATGCCACTTGGCAAACCTGCAGGTGTACGCTGTGTGCAATTAGACGAAAACAATCTATGCCGGTTGTTTGGTGATAAAACTCGACCAAAAGTGTGCTTAGACTTCAAACCAACCGAAGATGTGTGTGGTAAAACGAATGATGAAGCCATGAAGATTATTAGTTATTTAGAAGGTGCTACTTGA